The following are encoded together in the Brassica napus cultivar Da-Ae chromosome A9, Da-Ae, whole genome shotgun sequence genome:
- the LOC106368411 gene encoding uncharacterized protein LOC106368411: MTQFGGYDYCTEKAMQYLTLEPGKVPEALKLYAEAFQAKLVDDSYEDQSVQLKILNSYVLITPWASASGSSDSFLELPTDLNSIRRIREDKRFVEIDRTRSTEDKSVMMKDPFGITFLLRVEKKKMTGSVVDHGLLFRRACNPIAFGFPQGISPNDLCTIKLTALFVTRYGMAFKKALKKIASTEFGFLNLNHIWRRLFFNFVGVYTSIVKPSKEVYRSCDFMGKALELFFHLLQLKNVKMGGSRRVMEVDAFTGGVDYFAYMDFVGYSDVMPRPQRRSVMIAQLGHTLRTPLSASWCTTIFFVSPEVLGIIKLTALFVARYGKRIACELMEKEGRNPLFSFLDPSDCGFPCYNMVVQVYSKVLKNFELVYTADIVLQRYFQSLWDEEKDEPKDVDDLYSFVECVDSFAQMEDEEFFHKMGTREAHVYPFHDQTSRVHSRPHVYHPFHDQTSPANVQEEEGPSSIEVCVPTLDGRVIIEIVVESFFGEKVASLKEKIVKVIQIPSKYLKLRGKLVGVLRDDKSLADNNVEAGEILIATWRFSRWEVQIT, encoded by the coding sequence ACCAAAGTGTTCAACTGAAGATCCTCAATTCCTATGTACTTATTACTCCGTGGGCTAGTGCTAGTGGTAGTTCAGATTCTTTCTTAGAACTACCTACAGACCTCAACTCTATTCGAAGGATAAGAGAGGACAAAAGATTTGTTGAAATTGATCGAACACGCTCTACAGAAGACAAAAGTGTGATGATGAAAGACCCTTTTGGTATCACCTTTCTCCTTCGGGTGGAGAAAAAGAAGATGACTGGGTCTGTTGTTGACCACGGTCTCTTGTTTAGGCGTGCGTGTAACCCCATTGCCTTCGGATTTCCTCAAGGTATCAGCCCCAATGACCTTTGTACTATTAAGCTCACAGCGCTGTTTGTAACCCGGTATGGGATGGCTTTTAAAAAGGCTTTGAAGAAGATAGCGTCTACTGAGTTTGGGTTTCTGAATCTTAATCATATCTGGAGGCGtctttttttcaattttgtggGCGTCTACACCTCAATAGTGAAGCCTTCTAAAGAGGTGTATAGAAGTTGCGATTTTATGGGCAAGGCACTCGAGTTGTTTTTCCACCTTCTTCAGCTGAAGAATGTGAAAATGGGAGGGAGCAGGAGAGTGATGGAAGTGGACGCTTTTACAGGTGGTGTAGACTACTTTGCCTACATGGACTTTGTTGGCTACTCTGATGTCATGCCTCGACCTCAACGCCGTTCCGTGATGATAGCGCAGCTAGGGCATACTCTGAGAACGCCCCTGTCCGCTTCTTGGTGTACTACTATCTTTTTTGTCTCACCCGAGGTGCTTGGAATTATTAAGCTCACGGCTTTGTTTGTGGCGCGGTATGGAAAACGCATCGCATGTGAATTGATGGAAAAAGAGGGTAGGAATCCACTTTTTAGTTTTCTGGACCCAAGTGATTGCGGGTTCCCTTGTTATAACATGGTTGTTCAGGTCTATTCCAAAGTGTTGAAGAATTTTGAACTAGTTTATACGGCGGATATCGTTCTTCAAAGATATTTCCAGTCTCTTTGGGATGAGGAAAAGGATGAGCCGAAGGATGTGGATGATTTGTATTCTTTTGTGGAGTGTGTAGACTCTTTTGCTCAGATGGAGGATGAAGAGTTTTTTCATAAAATGGGGACCCGTGAAGCACATGTGTACCCTTTTCATGATCAGACCTCTCGAGTTCACAGTCGACCACATGTGTACCACCCTTTTCATGATCAGACCTCACCAGCAAATGTTCAGGAGGAGGAGGGTCCTTCTAGTATCGAGGTTTGTGTTCCAACATTGGATGGAAGGGTGATCATTGAGATCGTAGTGGAGTCTTTTTTTGGGGAAAAAGTGGCGAGTCTGAAGGAGAAAATAGTGAAGGTGATTCAAATTCCTTCCAAGTATCTGAAGTTGAGGGGAAAATTAGTTGGAGTTTTGAGAGACGACAAGTCACTTGCAGATAACAACGTTGAAGCAGGAGAAATCTTAATAGCGACTTGGCGCTTTTCAAGATGGGAAGTGCAAATCACTTAG